The Candidatus Zixiibacteriota bacterium nucleotide sequence ATGTCCGTTGGATGTTGGAGCTATCCCAGATCGCATCGCTGAGAACTCCGTCGATCACAGGTGCATGAGGATTGATTCGATACGCCTGCAGCTCTGGGACAACGCGTTCAGTCGGTTCAGCATCATCAGCAGAGGCCATCGAGAATGTGATTACAAGCAACGAAGCGGATAAGCAGGTCAGTAACAGTGCGCGTTTCATTTCTAATCTCCTTCCAAAATGTAAGCTGTTACATAAGCCTGCAGCTCCACTCTTACAGACGTGAGGAATGCGATCAGGTTTCAAAAGAAATGCCCACATTCAATAATTGTCATTTCTATTGTTATTCTTTCTCTTCGCCCCGAATCCATGGATGCTCAAATTTGTGAGTAATGAGTGAAAAAGGAGTTTCTCGCTTCAGCGGAGGCAGTTATATTGGCATCTAATGAGGATCCTCATAATTGACAATGACGACAGCTTCACGGGCAATCTCAAGCACCTGATCGCTCAACGGTTGCAGACCGACCCGGTTGTGGTGCCATATACGCGGCTCTCTGTTGTCGAACCGTCGCAATATGACCTGATTGTGATATCTGCGGGGCCGGGCAAACCGTCGGAGTATACTGGTTACAGACACATGCTGGACTCTGACATCCCGATCCTCGGAATCTGTCTCGGAATGCAGATCATCAACGAGTATTTTGGCGGTGAGACGGCCAGACTCGATGGATGCATTCACGGGAGGACAGAGCGTATTGAATTCGAAGGCCGGTCATTGGATGTGGCAAGATACCATTCGCTTTGCGTGAAAAGAGTCGGGGCCAATCTTGAAGTGATAGCTGTCAACTCTGGCGGCGTGCCGATGGCGCTGCAGCACAGGTCGAAGAGAATCCTCGGATATCAGTTTCACCCGGAATCATTCCTGACCACGGATGGTGGATATTTCATTGACTACGCAATCGATTTCATCCATAAAGCTCGACCGCAGGCAGTTTCGAGCGATCTCCTGTAGATTGGCTGAGCGGTTCGGCGCCGATCTCTTCCCGGGAGTCTGGGGGGCAGGCTCTGACATTGTCGGACTTAGGCCATATAGCGAATTGCTGGTCACCGAAAAGACGAGTCGATCTGATATCGCCAGCTTCGCCTTCTCAGATGCGAACCCGACATTCGGCTTCCTGAGCTACGAATATGGGCTGAAACTGAAGAATATCCCGGTCCGCAAGCTGTCACAGTTCCCGCTTGGACATCTTAAGAAATATTCTGCATTGCTGAAGTATGATCGTTCGTCGGAGTTCTTAGAAGTACACGGTGGGCCGAAGCATACAGTAACTGAAA carries:
- a CDS encoding aminodeoxychorismate/anthranilate synthase component II, coding for MRILIIDNDDSFTGNLKHLIAQRLQTDPVVVPYTRLSVVEPSQYDLIVISAGPGKPSEYTGYRHMLDSDIPILGICLGMQIINEYFGGETARLDGCIHGRTERIEFEGRSLDVARYHSLCVKRVGANLEVIAVNSGGVPMALQHRSKRILGYQFHPESFLTTDGGYFIDYAIDFIHKARPQAVSSDLL